One stretch of Microbacterium terrae DNA includes these proteins:
- the pta gene encoding phosphate acetyltransferase, giving the protein MAHSIFITSAEGHSGKSTVALGVLDALSHATARVGVFRAIARSTAERDYVLEMLLDHDGVDLEYEECVGVTYDDVRADPDAALSVIVERYKAVEARCDAVVIVGSDYTDVGSPAELAYNARIAANLGAPVLLVLGGRSAAAQTLPEQLGSSLARTPAEVGQIADLALAELAHGRAELFAVIANRTDPERSDETIAAVRRAVVAAGSSAEVPVWAIPEDRYLVAPSIRGIMRSVDGELLSGDADRLTREALAVVVAGMSMVNVLPRLLEGAVVVVPADRSEVLLATLLANASGTFPSISGIVLNGGFDLPEPVTRLLDGLGSNVPIITTDLGTYETAVRIMNTRGRLAADSQRRYDTALSLFEQNVDTGELLRAFGVARATVVTPLMFEYQLIERARGDRKRIVLPEGDDDRVLRAAATVLKRGIADLTILGEPFEVRARAIELGIDISAAAVISPFDAVHVHRFADEYARLRAHKGVTFEKASDTVTDVSYFGTLMVHLGLADGMVSGAAHTTAHTIRPAFEIIKTRPDVSVVSSVFLMALADRVLVYGDCAVIPDPTSPQLADIAISSAATAEQFGIDPRVAMLSYSTGESGSGADVEKVRDATALVRERAPELLVEGPIQYDAAADAAVAAAKMPGSQVAGRATVFIFPDLNTGNNTYKAVQRSAGAVAIGPVLQGLNKPINDLSRGALVEDIVNTIAITAIQAQGITA; this is encoded by the coding sequence GTGGCTCACAGCATCTTCATCACGTCCGCAGAAGGCCACTCGGGTAAGTCGACGGTCGCGCTCGGGGTGCTCGACGCACTGAGCCACGCGACCGCACGGGTCGGGGTGTTCCGGGCGATCGCCCGCTCCACAGCGGAGCGCGACTACGTGCTCGAGATGCTGCTCGACCACGACGGCGTCGACCTCGAGTACGAGGAATGCGTCGGAGTCACCTACGACGACGTGCGCGCCGATCCGGATGCCGCGCTCTCGGTGATCGTCGAGCGCTACAAGGCGGTCGAGGCCCGCTGCGACGCCGTCGTCATCGTCGGAAGCGATTACACCGACGTCGGCAGCCCGGCCGAGCTCGCCTACAACGCCCGCATCGCGGCCAACCTCGGCGCACCGGTGCTGCTGGTCCTGGGCGGACGCTCGGCCGCGGCCCAGACGCTCCCCGAGCAGCTGGGGTCGTCGCTCGCCCGCACCCCCGCCGAGGTCGGCCAGATCGCCGACCTCGCCCTCGCCGAGCTCGCCCACGGGCGCGCCGAGCTGTTCGCTGTCATCGCGAACCGCACCGACCCGGAGCGCTCCGACGAGACGATCGCCGCCGTGCGGCGGGCGGTCGTGGCGGCAGGCTCCTCCGCCGAGGTGCCCGTATGGGCGATTCCGGAGGACCGCTACCTCGTTGCCCCGTCGATCCGCGGCATCATGCGCTCCGTCGACGGCGAGCTGCTCTCGGGCGACGCCGACCGGCTCACGCGCGAGGCGCTCGCCGTCGTGGTGGCCGGCATGTCGATGGTGAACGTGCTGCCGCGACTGCTCGAAGGAGCGGTGGTCGTGGTTCCCGCCGACCGCTCCGAGGTGCTCCTCGCCACGCTCCTCGCGAATGCGTCGGGCACCTTCCCGTCGATCTCGGGCATCGTGCTCAACGGCGGGTTCGACCTGCCGGAGCCGGTCACGCGCCTCCTCGACGGGCTCGGATCGAACGTGCCGATCATCACGACCGATCTCGGCACGTACGAGACCGCCGTGCGCATCATGAACACGCGCGGGCGCCTCGCGGCCGACTCGCAGCGGCGGTACGACACCGCGCTGTCGCTGTTCGAGCAGAACGTCGACACCGGCGAGCTGCTGCGCGCCTTCGGCGTCGCCCGGGCGACCGTGGTCACCCCGCTCATGTTCGAGTACCAGCTCATCGAGCGGGCGCGCGGCGACCGCAAGCGCATCGTGCTCCCCGAGGGCGACGACGACCGCGTGCTGCGGGCCGCCGCGACTGTGCTCAAGCGCGGCATCGCCGACCTCACGATCCTCGGCGAGCCGTTCGAGGTGCGGGCCCGGGCGATCGAGCTCGGCATCGACATCTCGGCGGCCGCGGTCATCTCGCCGTTCGACGCCGTGCACGTCCACCGGTTCGCAGACGAATACGCCCGCCTCCGCGCACACAAGGGGGTGACGTTCGAGAAGGCGTCCGACACGGTCACAGACGTCTCGTACTTCGGCACCCTCATGGTGCACCTGGGGCTCGCCGACGGCATGGTCTCGGGCGCTGCGCACACCACGGCGCACACGATCCGCCCGGCGTTCGAGATCATCAAGACGCGTCCCGACGTGTCGGTGGTCTCGAGCGTCTTCCTCATGGCGCTCGCCGACCGTGTGCTCGTCTACGGCGACTGCGCCGTCATCCCCGACCCGACCAGCCCGCAGCTCGCCGACATCGCGATCTCGTCTGCGGCGACCGCCGAGCAGTTCGGCATCGACCCGCGGGTGGCGATGCTCTCGTACTCGACGGGGGAGTCGGGCTCCGGCGCCGATGTCGAGAAGGTGCGGGATGCCACGGCGCTGGTGCGCGAACGCGCCCCCGAGCTGCTCGTGGAGGGCCCCATCCAGTACGACGCCGCCGCCGACGCCGCGGTCGCCGCGGCGAAGATGCCGGGATCGCAGGTCGCCGGCCGCGCGACGGTGTTCATCTTCCCTGACCTCAACACCGGCAACAACACCTACAAGGCCGTGCAGCGCTCGGCCGGCGCGGTCGCGATCGGTCCGGTGCTGCAGGGGCTGAACAAGCCGATCAACGACCTCTCGCGAGGAGCCCTGGTGGAAGACATCGTGAACACGATCGCGATCACCGCGATCCAGGCGCAGGGGATCACCGCGTGA
- a CDS encoding acetate/propionate family kinase, with protein MSTVLVVNSGSSSFKYQLIEMDGETTLASGLVERIGDAEGRAKHTVFAPAATAGEGAATFTEATYKRRLPIPDHTAGFRVMLEAFAENGPALDAHPPVAVGHRVVHGGARFFEPTLVTPLVEINIDELSVLAPLHNPANLAGIVAAKKAFPAVPHVAVFDTAFHQTLSPAAYTYAIDAKLAADHRIRRYGFHGTSHKFVSEAAAAFVGRPVAELKQLVFHLGNGASVTAIDGGRSVETSMGFTPLEGLVMGTRSGDLDPAILFHLARREGMSIADLDALLNKRSGLLGMAGSNDLRDIRAAIEKGDASAVLAYEVYVHRLRQYAGAYLAHLGGADVISFTAGVGENAPHVRAAALETLAFAGVEIDAERNHAVGRGAPGADGGIHVISTDESRVIVLVVPTDEELEIARQTLSVASA; from the coding sequence ATGAGCACCGTCCTGGTCGTCAACAGCGGGTCGTCGTCGTTCAAGTACCAGCTGATCGAGATGGACGGTGAGACCACGCTCGCATCGGGCCTCGTCGAGCGCATCGGCGACGCCGAGGGCCGTGCGAAGCACACGGTCTTCGCGCCGGCCGCGACCGCGGGCGAGGGGGCTGCCACCTTCACCGAGGCGACGTACAAGCGGCGTCTGCCGATCCCCGATCACACGGCGGGATTCCGCGTGATGCTCGAGGCGTTCGCCGAGAACGGCCCTGCGCTCGATGCCCATCCACCCGTCGCGGTCGGGCATCGCGTCGTGCACGGCGGCGCGCGCTTCTTCGAGCCGACCCTCGTCACCCCGCTCGTCGAGATCAACATCGACGAGCTGTCGGTGCTCGCGCCGCTGCACAACCCGGCGAACCTTGCCGGCATCGTGGCGGCGAAGAAGGCGTTCCCCGCCGTGCCGCACGTCGCGGTCTTCGACACAGCGTTCCACCAGACCCTGTCGCCTGCCGCCTACACCTACGCGATCGACGCGAAGCTCGCGGCCGACCACCGCATCCGTCGCTACGGCTTCCACGGCACCTCGCACAAGTTCGTGAGCGAGGCGGCCGCGGCCTTCGTGGGTCGTCCGGTCGCCGAGCTCAAGCAGCTCGTCTTCCACCTCGGCAACGGCGCATCGGTGACCGCGATCGACGGCGGCCGGTCGGTCGAGACGTCGATGGGGTTCACCCCGCTCGAGGGCCTCGTCATGGGCACCCGCTCCGGAGACCTCGACCCGGCGATCCTCTTCCATCTCGCCCGCCGGGAGGGCATGTCGATCGCCGATCTGGATGCGCTCCTCAACAAGCGCAGCGGACTGCTCGGCATGGCCGGCTCCAACGACCTGCGCGACATCCGCGCGGCGATCGAGAAGGGGGATGCGAGCGCCGTGCTCGCGTACGAGGTGTACGTCCACCGTCTGCGGCAGTACGCCGGCGCGTACCTCGCCCACCTCGGCGGCGCCGACGTGATCTCGTTCACCGCGGGTGTCGGCGAGAACGCCCCGCACGTGCGTGCGGCGGCGCTCGAGACCCTGGCGTTCGCGGGCGTCGAGATCGACGCCGAGCGCAACCACGCGGTCGGCCGCGGCGCGCCCGGGGCGGATGGCGGCATCCACGTCATCTCCACCGACGAGTCCCGCGTCATCGTGCTGGTGGTGCCCACCGACGAGGAGCTCGAGATCGCCCGTCAGACGCTGAGCGTCGCCTCCGCGTAA